The Marinobacter subterrani genome has a segment encoding these proteins:
- a CDS encoding malate:quinone oxidoreductase: MNVIIIGAGIMGTTFATLAKELAPELDITLLERLDGAGAGNSWVFNNAGTGHEANCELNYTPVDEEVISVEKALKIHAQFNVAKQFWAYLIEKGAIKDPKSFINQTKHCTIVSETAIDELRLRFREMSAHHFFEQMRYSEDFDEIKRWIPYTMEERPRDQKMAATVIETGTDVNFGALTQQMAEYAVNDLGVKIEYGTHVKRVHRSPSGSWLVETVRQGVATRYKADVLFVGAGGGAFPILKKSHLPFAKRFSGFPVGGRFLRAPISADQADQYRAKTYGKAKVGAPPMSVPHLDLRVADGQYYLLFGPFASFKPVLERGRGFLDYLRSMRLHDIPGLLNVAIEHFALVKYLVSETFKGEKSMFEELDSFAPGLSKKFDWKPVEAGQRVQIIKDGDLQMGTEVLVSRDKTYGTLLGASPGASVSPEVMLRCLEQLLPSIFEKEEARKKKAKIFPEDDLAALINHPDRYREIRDAVNARLGINKQAAE; the protein is encoded by the coding sequence ATGAACGTAATTATTATTGGCGCGGGAATAATGGGAACCACCTTTGCCACTCTGGCGAAAGAGTTGGCGCCCGAGCTGGATATCACCCTTTTGGAAAGACTCGACGGCGCGGGGGCGGGGAATTCATGGGTATTCAACAACGCCGGCACCGGGCACGAAGCAAACTGTGAACTGAACTATACCCCGGTGGACGAAGAGGTTATTTCCGTTGAAAAAGCCCTGAAAATCCATGCCCAGTTCAATGTCGCCAAGCAGTTCTGGGCCTATCTGATCGAGAAGGGGGCCATAAAAGACCCCAAGTCGTTTATCAACCAGACCAAACACTGCACGATCGTATCCGAAACCGCGATCGACGAACTGCGGTTGCGATTCAGGGAAATGTCCGCCCATCATTTTTTTGAGCAGATGCGTTACTCGGAAGATTTCGATGAAATAAAGCGCTGGATTCCCTACACCATGGAAGAGCGGCCGCGCGATCAGAAAATGGCGGCGACCGTGATTGAGACGGGTACGGACGTCAACTTCGGCGCCCTGACGCAGCAGATGGCCGAGTACGCCGTTAACGACCTGGGCGTGAAAATTGAGTACGGCACCCATGTCAAAAGGGTACACCGCAGCCCCTCTGGAAGCTGGCTTGTGGAAACCGTGCGCCAGGGTGTTGCCACTCGCTATAAGGCGGATGTGCTGTTTGTCGGCGCCGGCGGCGGCGCCTTCCCGATCCTGAAAAAGAGCCATCTGCCGTTTGCCAAGCGGTTTTCCGGCTTTCCTGTGGGCGGGCGCTTCCTGCGGGCCCCGATTAGCGCGGATCAGGCTGATCAATACCGTGCCAAGACCTATGGCAAGGCGAAGGTGGGTGCACCACCCATGTCCGTGCCGCACCTGGATTTGCGGGTAGCTGATGGCCAGTATTACCTGCTGTTTGGCCCGTTCGCCTCCTTCAAGCCGGTTCTTGAGCGGGGCCGTGGCTTCCTGGACTATCTCCGCTCCATGCGCCTGCATGATATTCCCGGCCTGCTGAACGTGGCCATAGAGCATTTTGCCCTGGTTAAATATCTGGTTTCAGAGACCTTCAAGGGTGAAAAGAGCATGTTTGAGGAGTTGGACAGCTTTGCCCCTGGCCTGAGTAAAAAGTTTGACTGGAAGCCGGTCGAGGCCGGCCAACGGGTGCAGATCATAAAAGACGGGGATTTGCAGATGGGCACGGAGGTTCTGGTGTCCAGAGACAAAACCTACGGGACGTTACTGGGGGCATCGCCCGGCGCTTCTGTGTCGCCTGAGGTTATGCTGCGCTGCCTTGAGCAGTTGTTACCGTCCATCTTTGAAAAAGAAGAAGCCCGGAAAAAGAAAGCGAAGATTTTTCCGGAGGACGATCTGGCTGCACTGATTAACCACCCTGACCGGTATCGCGAGATTCGCGACGCCGTTAACGCAAGGTTGGGGATCAACAAGCAGGCGGCCGAGTGA
- a CDS encoding response regulator gives MTAPAQNREKPCILIIDDEPQIRHFLRISLKTEGYELLEAENGESGLGLCARHSPDLVILDLGLPDMDGSEVLAGLREWSSAPVIILSVRDRELEKVKALDLGANDYVTKPFGVDELLARVRTQLRNYERKRASSPGASVVFDDGELYIDLSMRKVTVKGDPVRLTPKEFAVLKVLMLASGKIVTQSQLLRDIWGPTHTTDTHYLRILIGRLRQKLADDPTEQHYIQTEPGVGYRFLDNTAI, from the coding sequence ATGACTGCACCAGCACAAAATCGGGAAAAGCCCTGCATCCTCATTATCGATGACGAACCTCAAATCCGGCATTTCCTGCGTATCAGTCTTAAAACCGAAGGATACGAGCTACTCGAAGCGGAAAATGGCGAATCTGGGCTGGGACTGTGTGCAAGACATTCGCCGGACCTTGTGATCCTGGATCTGGGGTTACCGGATATGGATGGCTCGGAGGTGCTTGCCGGGCTGAGGGAATGGTCATCGGCGCCTGTCATCATTCTTTCTGTGCGCGACCGGGAACTGGAAAAAGTGAAAGCCCTGGATCTGGGTGCCAACGACTATGTGACGAAGCCGTTCGGAGTTGATGAGCTACTCGCCAGAGTCAGAACACAGCTACGCAATTATGAGCGTAAACGAGCCTCCTCCCCTGGGGCTTCGGTGGTTTTCGATGATGGCGAATTGTATATCGACCTCTCCATGCGCAAGGTCACTGTCAAGGGAGACCCTGTCAGGCTGACCCCGAAAGAATTCGCCGTTCTGAAGGTCCTGATGCTGGCGTCCGGAAAAATCGTCACCCAGTCGCAACTGTTAAGGGATATCTGGGGTCCGACTCACACCACAGATACCCACTACCTGAGAATCCTTATTGGGAGACTCAGGCAGAAGCTGGCAGACGATCCAACGGAACAGCATTATATCCAGACCGAGCCGGGCGTCGGATACCGTTTTCTGGATAACACGGCAATCTGA